The following coding sequences lie in one Cyanobacterium sp. Dongsha4 genomic window:
- the lspA gene encoding signal peptidase II has protein sequence MKKNPIFWIVAIIALIIDQITKYLVVISFSEIGDTMPLWQGVFHFTYVQNTGAAFSFFQGGVGWLKWLSLIVSLGLMIFAWQEKLSKIEQFAYGFILAGALGNGVDRFLFGYVVDFLDFRLINFPVFNMADVCINIGIVLLIYATIKMSR, from the coding sequence ATGAAAAAAAATCCAATCTTTTGGATAGTCGCAATTATAGCTTTAATTATTGACCAAATTACTAAATATTTAGTTGTTATTTCCTTTTCTGAAATTGGCGACACAATGCCTCTATGGCAAGGAGTTTTTCATTTTACTTATGTGCAGAATACGGGGGCGGCTTTTAGCTTTTTTCAAGGAGGAGTTGGTTGGCTAAAATGGCTTTCTTTAATTGTTAGTTTAGGTTTAATGATATTTGCTTGGCAAGAAAAGTTGAGTAAAATCGAACAATTTGCCTATGGTTTCATTTTAGCAGGTGCTTTAGGTAATGGGGTCGATCGCTTCTTATTTGGTTATGTGGTGGATTTTCTCGATTTTCGCTTGATTAATTTCCCCGTGTTTAATATGGCTGATGTGTGCATTAACATTGGCATTGTTTTACTAATTTAC
- the glyS gene encoding glycine--tRNA ligase subunit beta, with the protein MANFLLEIGTEELPADFVDSAIAQWDSKIKDNLKSEFLEPTEIKIYGTPRRLAVLIEGLAEKQPDREEEIKGPPVTAAFKDGKATPAAEGFARKQGVSIEDFQIRETEKGEFIFIQKKIMGEATKDILQRLVPQWITGLEGRRFMRWADDELRFPRPIRHLVALWDSEILPLELNLGTNVLRCDRISTGHRVLHPATVVINSAQDYVATLEKASVLVDVKTRYKKIEEEIKHLATLVKGKAEIYPDLLTEVTNLVEYPTPVLGKFEAEFLQLPSEVITTVMVTHQRYFPIKDEKGELMPYFITISNGDPTKSDIIATGNAKVIRARLADAQFFYQADCDEHLETYLPELENVTFQEDLGTMHDKVNRIIGICQQISEQLGLNELQKSEVESTASLCKADLVTQMVYEFPELQGIMGEKYALKSGESPTVAKGIFEHYLPRNAGDIMPETLNGQIVGIGDRIDTIVGIIGLGMMPTGSSDPFALRRSANAIINITWHGNLEINLKELLTQACEDFVTSHPDKKSPLNAIQEFFTQRIHTLLQDELNIDYDLVNSVLGDNDSEYITRALTNLLDIRNRALFLQEIRNNGLLSQIYETVNRSTKLAVKGSLKTNELEINQVINPEYFESNSEQDLYQALQKLAPISQEAKRESNYQLLIDGLLEINPIISNFFDGENSVLVMAEDERIKTNRLNLLGLLRNYSRVLADFGAIVK; encoded by the coding sequence ATGGCAAATTTCCTCTTAGAAATTGGGACTGAAGAATTACCCGCAGACTTCGTTGATAGTGCGATCGCACAATGGGATAGTAAAATTAAAGATAATTTAAAAAGCGAGTTTTTAGAGCCTACAGAGATAAAAATTTATGGCACTCCTCGCCGTTTAGCGGTGTTAATAGAAGGATTAGCAGAAAAACAACCAGATAGAGAGGAAGAAATAAAAGGGCCTCCTGTAACGGCGGCATTCAAGGATGGAAAAGCCACTCCTGCGGCGGAAGGTTTTGCCCGTAAACAAGGGGTTTCTATCGAGGATTTTCAGATAAGAGAAACAGAGAAGGGAGAATTTATTTTTATTCAAAAGAAAATTATGGGAGAGGCAACCAAAGATATTTTACAAAGGTTAGTGCCTCAGTGGATTACAGGCTTAGAAGGTAGAAGATTTATGCGGTGGGCTGATGATGAATTGCGTTTTCCTCGCCCTATTCGTCATTTAGTTGCTTTGTGGGATAGTGAGATTTTGCCCCTTGAATTAAATCTTGGTACTAATGTTTTAAGATGCGATCGCATCTCTACTGGTCATCGTGTATTACATCCTGCAACTGTTGTCATTAATTCCGCTCAAGACTATGTTGCTACTTTAGAAAAAGCCTCGGTTTTAGTGGATGTTAAAACTAGATATAAGAAGATAGAAGAAGAAATTAAGCATTTAGCCACTTTAGTTAAAGGTAAAGCCGAAATTTATCCTGATTTACTCACAGAGGTTACTAATTTAGTGGAATATCCCACCCCTGTATTAGGCAAATTTGAAGCCGAGTTTTTACAATTACCTTCAGAAGTAATTACCACCGTAATGGTTACTCATCAGCGTTATTTTCCCATTAAAGACGAAAAAGGGGAATTAATGCCATATTTTATCACTATTTCTAATGGAGATCCCACAAAATCTGATATTATTGCCACAGGAAATGCTAAAGTAATTAGGGCAAGATTAGCAGACGCTCAATTTTTCTACCAAGCAGATTGTGATGAACATTTAGAAACCTATTTACCGGAGTTAGAAAACGTAACCTTCCAAGAAGACTTAGGCACAATGCACGATAAAGTTAATCGTATTATTGGCATTTGTCAACAAATTAGTGAGCAATTGGGGTTAAATGAGTTACAAAAATCCGAAGTAGAAAGCACTGCATCATTATGTAAAGCCGATTTAGTTACCCAAATGGTGTATGAATTTCCAGAGTTACAGGGAATTATGGGAGAAAAATACGCCCTTAAAAGCGGTGAATCCCCAACCGTTGCCAAGGGAATTTTTGAACATTATCTGCCCCGCAACGCAGGAGATATAATGCCAGAAACTCTTAATGGTCAAATTGTGGGAATAGGCGATCGCATCGATACCATTGTGGGTATAATTGGATTAGGGATGATGCCAACGGGTTCAAGTGATCCTTTTGCTCTAAGAAGATCGGCTAATGCTATCATTAACATTACATGGCACGGAAATCTTGAGATTAATTTAAAAGAATTGTTAACCCAAGCCTGTGAAGATTTTGTCACCTCTCATCCCGACAAAAAATCTCCCTTAAATGCCATTCAAGAGTTTTTTACTCAAAGAATACATACCCTTTTACAAGACGAATTAAATATTGATTATGATTTAGTAAATTCAGTTTTAGGGGATAATGATTCAGAATATATAACAAGGGCATTGACTAACTTATTAGACATTAGAAATAGGGCGCTATTCCTCCAAGAAATTAGAAATAATGGTTTACTCTCTCAAATTTATGAAACTGTAAATCGTTCCACAAAATTAGCAGTTAAAGGAAGTTTAAAAACCAATGAATTAGAAATAAATCAAGTAATCAATCCTGAATATTTTGAATCTAATTCTGAACAAGATTTATACCAAGCCTTACAAAAATTAGCTCCCATCAGTCAAGAAGCAAAAAGAGAAAGTAACTATCAATTATTAATTGATGGCTTATTAGAAATTAACCCCATTATTAGTAACTTTTTTGATGGGGAAAACAGCGTTTTAGTCATGGCAGAAGATGAGAGAATAAAAACTAATCGATTAAATTTACTTGGTTTATTGCGCAATTATAGCCGTGTTTTAGCCGATTTCGGTGCGATAGTTAAATAA